A stretch of DNA from bacterium:
CCGATGTCGAGGGCGGAACAAAAGCGGGCCTGGTGGCCATGATCGAAATCGTGGCCCTGATGATTGGAGACATCGTTCAATGCTACAGCGAGAGGGGGTATGAAAATCCGCACAACATCCGCAGGGGGATGTTTTTGGAGAAAGGGCAGCCCAAAAGCCTCTATCGGCCCGGAAGCTCCACCGATGTGCTGATATTTCAAAAGGAGAGAGTAAAATTCTCTCAAGATATTATTGTGAATATGCACCGTCAGGGCATTCAAAGCCGCTTTTCCAGCGGTTTTGGAAAGCCTCTGGTGGAAACGGACCTCAGGGTCCGGTCGCAGATTGCCACGGCAATCCGCTGATTTACTGAGGAGATAACAAACTATGAGTATTCCTCCTTTTCTGCCACCCATGATCGATGAACTTTTCATTTTGACCCTTGGTGCTGCATTATCCTTCATGCTGTTCTGGGGATTCAGGGCCTTACCGGCCGAGGAATGGCAGATTCTGGCCTCGGTACCGAAACAAAAAACCGGGAACGGCCTGTGGAAGGGCATGAACCTTACCTACTATGGCCTGTTCACGGCAAACGCTTACGGGGTAGCTGTGGCCATCATGTTTGTCCTGCTCGGCTCGGTGTTCATACCGCTTTCCGGAATCCTGGTCATGGCTGCAGCCGTACTGGCAATTTGTATCCCTGCTTCCAAAATCATAGCCAGGATAGTCGAGAAGCAGCCGAATGGCTTTACCGTTGGCGGGGCATCCTTTGCCGGATTAATAACCGCGCCCTGGATTTTCCGGCTGATCAGCCTGACCCTGGGCAGAGGGGCGAATTTTTCCCTGCCGGTCATGGTTCCCCTGGCAGCCCTTGCCAGTTCTTACGCACTTGGCGAGGGCATCGGAAGGCTGGCCTGCATCAGCTTTGGCTGCTGTTATGGGAAACCGCTGGCTCAGAGCCATCCATTCCTCCAGAAAATCTTTGAGAAGCGAAACTTCATTTTTTCAGGGAAGACCAAAAAGGCCGCCTATGAAGGCGGGCTTGACGGTCATAAGGTCATACCGATTCAGGCCGTGACTTCAGTGATCTTTACCGGTACAGGGCTTGCGGGTGTTTATCTTTTCCTGAAAGGCTATCATGCAGCCGCCTTTTTGCTGACCCTGATCACGACTCAGGGCTGGAGAACGATTTCAGAGTTTTTCCGGGCAGATTACCGTGGCCGGGGAAAGATTTCGGCCTATCAGATCATGGGGATTATTGCGATCCTTTATTCGGTCCTGATAGTTTTCTGCTTTCCATCCGCCCGCATCCAGAGTGCCAATATCCTGATTGGCCTGCGGTCCTTATGGAATCCGTGGCTTATTATTTTTTTGCAATCTTTGTGGCTGATAATTTTCCTGTTTACCGGCAGGAGCCAGGTGACCGGAGCCACCCTGTCATTCCAGGTGATTGGAAAAAGAGCATGATCCTTAATCTGGCAGCACACAGGCATGACAAGAGCATTGAGAGGTTATGCCGGCCGGAATAGCCTCATTTCCCGGGTTGAACAAGGGGGTCGATAGGGATACCCACTCAAAAAAGCTATCACACTTCCCCCCGTGAGGGCCTTCGGGCCCTCCAATC
This window harbors:
- a CDS encoding prolipoprotein diacylglyceryl transferase family protein, translated to MSIPPFLPPMIDELFILTLGAALSFMLFWGFRALPAEEWQILASVPKQKTGNGLWKGMNLTYYGLFTANAYGVAVAIMFVLLGSVFIPLSGILVMAAAVLAICIPASKIIARIVEKQPNGFTVGGASFAGLITAPWIFRLISLTLGRGANFSLPVMVPLAALASSYALGEGIGRLACISFGCCYGKPLAQSHPFLQKIFEKRNFIFSGKTKKAAYEGGLDGHKVIPIQAVTSVIFTGTGLAGVYLFLKGYHAAAFLLTLITTQGWRTISEFFRADYRGRGKISAYQIMGIIAILYSVLIVFCFPSARIQSANILIGLRSLWNPWLIIFLQSLWLIIFLFTGRSQVTGATLSFQVIGKRA